The following proteins are co-located in the Fusobacteria bacterium ZRK30 genome:
- a CDS encoding RluA family pseudouridine synthase has translation MKKYIIEPEYHGYKVGDYLKEVLGYSSRSMRKIDIFLNGKKVKPNKKVRKLNRLLVKEHNKGTNIEPIKMDLNIVYEDKNLIILNKEPYLIVHPTKKKVDKTLAHGIVHYMKEQTGEITVPRFYNRLDMNTSGIIVVAKNGFAQAFLQNKEKATVKKYYQTIVKGIVKEEEFVIEESIGRVGDSLKRELLSVEDGGQTAKTGVKVLKRMDDQNLTLLEVELFTGRTHQIRVHLSSIGHPILGDELYGGMVDSVKRQLLHAYKLIFTNPDTGKEETVTTTLPDDMERIVKGEVIG, from the coding sequence ATGAAAAAATATATAATTGAACCAGAATATCATGGATATAAAGTTGGAGATTATTTAAAGGAAGTTTTGGGTTATTCTAGTAGAAGTATGAGGAAGATTGATATCTTTTTGAATGGAAAAAAAGTAAAACCTAATAAAAAAGTAAGAAAATTAAATAGGTTGCTGGTAAAAGAACATAATAAAGGAACAAACATCGAGCCTATCAAAATGGATCTGAATATAGTGTATGAGGATAAGAACCTGATTATATTAAATAAGGAGCCGTATTTGATAGTTCATCCCACTAAAAAGAAGGTGGATAAAACTTTGGCTCATGGGATAGTACACTATATGAAGGAACAGACAGGGGAAATTACAGTCCCAAGATTTTATAACAGGTTAGATATGAATACGTCTGGAATTATAGTGGTAGCTAAAAATGGATTTGCCCAGGCATTTTTACAAAACAAAGAGAAAGCCACTGTGAAGAAGTATTATCAAACAATAGTTAAGGGAATAGTTAAAGAAGAAGAGTTTGTTATAGAGGAGTCGATTGGTCGTGTAGGAGATTCGCTGAAAAGAGAATTACTTTCAGTAGAGGATGGAGGTCAAACTGCAAAAACAGGAGTGAAGGTTTTAAAGAGGATGGATGATCAAAACTTAACCCTTCTAGAGGTGGAGTTGTTTACAGGAAGAACCCATCAAATCAGGGTACATCTATCATCTATAGGACATCCGATATTAGGGGATGAGCTCTATGGGGGAATGGTTGATAGTGTTAAAAGACAGCTTCTGCATGCTTATAAATTAATCTTTACTAACCCAGACACTGGGAAAGAGGAAACTGTAACGACAACTTTACCTGATGACATGGAGAGAATTGTGAAAGGGGAGGTGATAGGGTAA
- a CDS encoding D-alanyl-D-alanine carboxypeptidase, which translates to MKKIVIGIYLIVGILSFGQGDRFTAKLLGTSDGKIINSVNREKIYPLASVTKMMTILVTYDAISKGEISMDDMVDIPDDIRKIGGSRIWMTVEDRLSVRDLVKATAIYSANNAAYSLAYYVGNGDLDRFVERMNEKAKSLGMINTSYYTPAGLPPHMTGTEMDVSTVNDIYKLSMELLKNDDYMKIASMKEAGIRNGQQRFKSRNKLLGIDGIYGIKTGHHSLAGYNISIVSKKNSLNMIEIVFGSPDEKTRDTVVLEDLNKFYIDYGYIDLLVRGEKLGTLKVKDGVESEVNFYAENNYTKLMAKNRKIEKQVTMKKDIKAPVAAGTVVGEYKVLIDGKTYLKSELKINHSIEKMGFFQRIFN; encoded by the coding sequence ATGAAAAAAATTGTTATAGGAATATATTTAATTGTAGGTATATTGAGTTTTGGGCAGGGAGACAGATTTACAGCAAAATTATTGGGGACATCAGACGGTAAAATAATAAATAGTGTCAATAGAGAAAAGATCTACCCGTTGGCTTCTGTTACTAAGATGATGACGATATTAGTTACCTATGATGCTATATCTAAGGGCGAGATATCTATGGATGATATGGTAGACATCCCAGATGATATAAGGAAAATTGGCGGGAGCAGGATATGGATGACTGTGGAAGACAGGCTTAGTGTAAGAGATCTGGTTAAAGCAACAGCTATCTATTCTGCCAATAATGCAGCATATTCTCTGGCGTATTATGTAGGGAATGGAGATTTAGATAGATTTGTAGAGAGGATGAATGAGAAAGCAAAATCTTTAGGAATGATAAATACCAGCTATTATACTCCAGCAGGGTTGCCTCCTCATATGACGGGAACAGAGATGGATGTATCTACGGTAAATGATATCTATAAACTATCTATGGAACTATTAAAAAATGATGACTATATGAAGATTGCTTCTATGAAGGAGGCCGGCATAAGAAACGGTCAGCAGAGATTTAAAAGCAGAAATAAATTATTGGGGATAGATGGGATCTATGGGATAAAAACCGGACATCATAGTTTGGCAGGATATAATATCTCTATTGTTTCCAAAAAGAATAGTTTAAATATGATAGAGATTGTATTTGGGTCGCCAGATGAAAAGACCCGTGATACAGTTGTACTAGAAGATTTGAATAAATTCTATATTGATTATGGCTATATAGATCTTTTGGTTCGTGGGGAAAAATTGGGGACACTAAAGGTTAAAGATGGTGTAGAATCAGAAGTTAATTTTTATGCTGAGAACAACTATACTAAGCTGATGGCTAAAAATAGGAAGATAGAAAAACAGGTAACGATGAAAAAAGATATAAAAGCTCCTGTTGCAGCAGGGACAGTAGTTGGAGAGTATAAGGTGTTAATAGATGGTAAAACTTATTTAAAAAGTGAACTAAAAATCAATCATTCAATTGAAAAAATGGGATTTTTTCAAAGAATATTTAACTAA
- the nifU gene encoding Fe-S cluster assembly scaffold protein NifU: protein MEYTKKVMDHFMNPRNVGVIENPDGYGKIGSPSCGDMMEIFLKIEDGIIRDVKFRTFGCASAIASSSVTTEMILNKTVEEALQVTNKAVVEALDGLPAAKVHCSVLAEEAIKAAIEDYMSKK, encoded by the coding sequence ATGGAATATACAAAAAAAGTAATGGATCATTTTATGAATCCTAGAAATGTTGGAGTAATTGAAAATCCTGATGGATATGGAAAGATAGGAAGCCCTTCTTGTGGAGATATGATGGAGATCTTCTTAAAGATAGAAGATGGTATAATCAGAGATGTAAAATTTAGAACATTTGGATGTGCTTCAGCTATTGCATCATCATCAGTAACTACAGAGATGATCTTAAATAAAACTGTAGAGGAAGCATTACAGGTAACTAACAAAGCTGTTGTAGAAGCTTTAGATGGTTTACCGGCAGCAAAAGTACATTGTTCTGTGTTGGCTGAAGAAGCTATAAAAGCAGCAATAGAAGACTATATGTCTAAAAAATAA
- a CDS encoding cysteine desulfurase, protein MRRVYLDNNATTKTDEKVLEAMLPYFCEVYGNAHSMHSFGQEAGKALNSARETISNILKIEKSELIFTGTGVESNNLAIRGIARAYRRRGNHIITSAIEHPGAKNTCQDLEREGFEVSYIPVDKNGVVIVEELKKAIRKETILVTLMHANNETGVVQPIEEISKITRENKIVFHTDAVQTVGKIPVYPKELGVDLMSFSGHKFNGPKGTAGLFVKNGIRLGKVITGGGQERKIRPGTTNLAGVVGMAKALELATTNMDEKIKEEEELRAFFETEMVTRVPEIKINGKEAVRLPGTSSVSFRHLEGESILLGLDYKGIAVSSGSACSSDDLQASHVLLAMGIEVVDAHGTIRFSLGKFNTREEIEYVIEEAPKVIEKLRMISPLWNEFQLKK, encoded by the coding sequence AGCAATGTTGCCTTATTTTTGTGAGGTATATGGAAATGCTCACAGTATGCACAGTTTTGGACAAGAGGCTGGAAAAGCTTTAAATTCGGCCAGAGAAACTATTTCAAATATATTAAAGATAGAGAAATCAGAGTTAATTTTTACTGGAACAGGGGTAGAAAGTAATAATTTAGCCATAAGAGGTATAGCAAGAGCTTATAGAAGAAGAGGGAATCACATAATTACAAGTGCTATTGAACATCCAGGTGCTAAGAATACGTGTCAAGATCTAGAGAGAGAGGGATTTGAAGTATCTTATATACCTGTTGATAAAAACGGTGTAGTAATTGTAGAGGAGTTAAAAAAAGCTATCAGGAAGGAAACGATCTTAGTTACTCTTATGCATGCAAACAACGAGACTGGAGTAGTGCAGCCTATAGAGGAGATATCTAAGATAACTCGTGAGAACAAGATTGTATTTCATACAGATGCTGTTCAAACGGTTGGAAAGATACCTGTCTATCCTAAGGAATTAGGAGTGGACCTAATGAGTTTTTCAGGTCATAAATTTAATGGTCCAAAGGGAACGGCTGGATTATTTGTTAAAAACGGAATCAGATTGGGAAAAGTTATCACAGGTGGAGGACAGGAGAGAAAAATCAGACCTGGAACAACTAACCTGGCAGGTGTAGTAGGAATGGCTAAAGCATTGGAACTAGCTACTACAAATATGGATGAAAAGATAAAGGAAGAGGAAGAGTTAAGAGCATTCTTTGAAACAGAGATGGTCACAAGGGTTCCGGAAATTAAAATAAATGGTAAAGAAGCAGTTAGGCTTCCAGGAACTTCAAGTGTTAGTTTTAGACATCTAGAAGGAGAGTCAATCTTATTGGGACTTGATTATAAGGGGATAGCAGTAAGTTCGGGATCAGCATGTTCTTCAGATGATCTACAGGCTTCCCATGTGTTGTTGGCAATGGGGATAGAAGTTGTAGATGCTCACGGAACTATCAGGTTTTCGTTAGGGAAATTTAATACTCGTGAAGAGATAGAATATGTAATAGAGGAAGCTCCTAAAGTGATAGAGAAATTAAGAATGATTTCGCCGCTTTGGAATGAATTTCAACTTAAAAAATAA